In the genome of Mangifera indica cultivar Alphonso unplaced genomic scaffold, CATAS_Mindica_2.1 Un_0037, whole genome shotgun sequence, one region contains:
- the LOC123206467 gene encoding CBL-interacting serine/threonine-protein kinase 5-like, translating into MEEQAEKKQNCCSNGARNALFGKYEMGRLLGQGTFAKVYFGRNLATQECVAVKVILKDQVKKEGLMEQITREISIMRLVRHPNIVELKEVMATKAKIFFIMEYVKGGELFTKVAKGKLKEDLARKYFQQLISAVDFCHSRGVYHRDLKPENLLLDGNEDLKVSDFGLSALPEQIWNDGLLHTRCGTPSYVAPEVLRKKGYDGAKSDIWSCGVILFVLLAGFLPFQDENVMKMYRKIFKAEFEFPPWISPDARKLISRILVTDPEKRITVSEIMRTPWFQKGFCKPVAFSIDEKFSMENGFVSGEDDPGEIELVRTKSSSPPFYNAFEFISSMSTGFDLSGLFENKRKSGSMFTSRSSASTIMGKLETLARKLNFGVCVNEFKVKMLGKEEGRKGKLVVTAEVFEVAPEVAVVEFSKSSGDTLEYKKFCEEDVRPALKDIVWTWQGEDNCQCH; encoded by the coding sequence ATGGAAGAACAAGCTGAGAAGAAACAAAACTGTTGCAGCAATGGGGCAAGAAATGCTCTCTTTGGAAAGTATGAGATGGGGCGATTATTAGGCCAAGGCACCTTCGCCAAGGTCTATTTTGGGAGGAACCTCGCCACTCAAGAGTGTGTTGCAGTGAAAGTTATTCTGAAAGATCAGGTTAAGAAAGAAGGTTTAATGGAGCAAATCACGAGGGAAATTTCAATTATGCGTTTGGTGAGACACCCCAACATTGTTGAACTCAAAGAAGTGATGGCAACGAAGGCTAAGATCTTCTTTATAATGGAATATGTCAAGGGTGGAGAATTATTCACAAAAGTAGCAAAGGGAAAGCTGAAGGAGGACTTGGCGAGAAAGTATTTTCAGCAGCTGATTAGCGCGGTTGATTTTTGCCATAGTCGCGGCGTTTATCACCGTGATTTGAAGCCGGAAAATCTTCTCCTGGATGGAAACGAGGACTTGAAAGTCTCCGATTTCGGTCTCTCCGCTTTGCCGGAACAGATTTGGAATGATGGATTGTTGCATACAAGATGTGGAACTCCTTCATATGTTGCACCTGAAGTCCTGAGGAAAAAAGGATACGATGGAGCAAAATCGGACATATGGTCTTGCGGGGTTATTCTCTTTGTACTTCTTGCAGGATTTTTACCTTTCCAGGATGAAAATGTTATGAAGATGTACAGGAAAATTTTCAAGGCTGAGTTTGAATTTCCACCCTGGATTTCCCCCGATGCCAGGAAATTGATATCCAGGATCCTGGTGACTGATCCTGAAAAGAGAATTACAGTTTCAGAAATTATGCGGACTCCCTGGTTTCAGAAAGGGTTTTGTAAACCTGTGGCGTTTTCCATTGATGAGAAATTTTCAATGGAGAATGGTTTTGTAAGTGGTGAAGATGATCCTGGAGAGATTGAATTAGTAAGAACAAAGAGTTCATCACCCCCTTTCTATAATGCATTCGAGTTCATATCATCGATGTCGACCGGGTTTGATCTGTCAGGATTGTTTGAGAATAAGAGGAAATCGGGTTCCATGTTTACATCTAGATCTTCGGCTTCAACCATCATGGGGAAGCTTGAGACATTGGCGAGGAAGTTGAATTTTGGAGTCTGTGTGAACGAGTTCAAGGTGAAAATGCTGGGAAAAGAGGAGGGTAGAAAGGGGAAATTAGTGGTGACAGCGGAGGTTTTTGAGGTGGCGCCGGAGGTTGCAGTGGTCGAGTTCTCAAAGTCATCCGGAGACACTCTTGAGTACAAGAAGTTCTGTGAGGAAGATGTGAGGCCTGCTCTGAAAGACATAGTTTGGACATGGCAAGGTGAAGATAATTGTCAATGTCACTAA